In Sphingobacteriales bacterium, a single genomic region encodes these proteins:
- a CDS encoding peptide-methionine (S)-S-oxide reductase, whose protein sequence is MEEILRVFLLAMRNPTTLNRQGGDIGTQYRSVIFITARAQHLKVVQRKCCKS, encoded by the coding sequence TTGGAAGAAATTTTGCGGGTGTTTTTGCTGGCAATGCGAAACCCCACCACCCTCAACCGTCAGGGCGGCGATATAGGCACACAGTATCGCTCCGTTATTTTTATCACAGCAAGAGCCCAACACCTCAAAGTGGTTCAGAGAAAGTGTTGCAAGAGTTAG
- a CDS encoding peptide-methionine (R)-S-oxide reductase, whose product MREETREQKRPFGGKFNLHHEKSTYHCTACPNALFSDEMKFSESHCGWPEFRPRNQRRKKFCNAWINRMSAHRNCVCACSFEHLGHIFNDGITDCSMGEVLRQFFVAGIFRPQLKRRRQRAQNTLGGGCYWCIEAVFNVCGEWKKSGVRDFRAAL is encoded by the coding sequence TTGCGCGAGGAAACGCGGGAACAGAAGCGTCCGTTTGGCGGTAAGTTTAATTTGCACCACGAAAAGAGCACTTATCATTGTACCGCTTGTCCAAATGCTTTATTTTCGGACGAAATGAAATTTAGCGAGTCGCATTGTGGCTGGCCCGAGTTTCGACCGCGAAATCAAAGGCGGAAAAAATTCTGCAACGCTTGGATAAATCGCATGTCTGCGCACCGAAATTGTGTGTGCGCATGCAGCTTCGAGCATCTAGGGCATATTTTTAATGATGGCATCACCGACTGCAGTATGGGAGAAGTATTGCGTCAATTCTTTGTCGCTGGAATTTTTCGCCCACAACTGAAGCGTCGCCGACAAAGGGCTCAGAACACGCTCGGCGGCGGCTGCTACTGGTGCATAGAGGCGGTTTTCAACGTTTGCGGGGAGTGGAAAAAAAGTGGAGTCCGGGATTTTCGGGCGGCTTTATAA